Sequence from the Fictibacillus arsenicus genome:
GGTCGGATCAGGTGTAATGGGAAGAGGTATTGCTTATTCAGCTGCATTAGGAGGATATCAAGTAACATTATGCGATATTTCTCAAAGCGCTATAGAAAACGCAAAGAGTGAAATTGGACATTTATTTTTAAAGGCGGTGGATAGCGAAAGGCTTACCTCGGAAAAAGCAGAACATTTTTCAAGCAAATTAAACTATTCTACTGAACTTGAAAAGAGTGCATCTTCTGCAAATTTTGTTATAGAAGCCGTGCCGGAAGTTATGTCCATTAAGAAAGAAATCTTTGAAAAGTTAGATCAATACACTTCGACTGAGACGATTTTGGCTACCAATACTTCCACTATGAGTCCAACCGAAATAGGTTCATATACGAACAGGGCTGACAAAATAATCGCTATGCATTTTTTTAACCCGGTTCATAAGATGAAGCTTGTTGAAATCATTAAAGGACTTGAAACAAGTGAAGAAACACTGCGTGTTACACAAGAAATAGCTCATGCAATGGGAAAAGAAACGGTTGGTGTAAATGAGTTTCCCGGTTTTGTTACTAGCCGTATTAGCAGTTTAGTAGGTAATGAAGCTTTTAACATGCTGATGGAGGGGGTAGGTTCACCAGAAGAAATTGATAAAGCCATCGAACTTGGATTGAATTATCCTATGGGACCATTTAAGTTAGGTGACTTAGTAGGTCTTGATACACGACTGAAAAATCTTGAATATCTTCATAAAACTTTGGGTGAAAAATACAGACCAAGCCCGCTTTTAGTGAAATATGTGAAGGCAGGAAGGCTAGGAAGAAAATCAGGAAAGGGCGTTTATAATTACACATAATGTGAAGGAGAACGTCTATGAACTTTGAATATTTGTTATTAAATGTTGAAGATCATATTGGAACGATCACAGTAAATAGACCAGAAAAAAGAAACGCGATGAATTCAGAAAGCTGGATTGAACTTCGCGATGCAGTGAGTTATTTTAATAGGATGCAAGAAGTAAGGGTAATTGTAATCACAGGAGCAGGTGACCAGTCATTTGTTTCTGGTGCTGATATTGAGTGGTTAAGAGATCGTCAGCCTCTAGATATTTATGGATCTGCTGTCCAAGATGTCCTGCTTAGTGTCTATCAATCGAAAAAACCAGTTATTGCAGCTATCAATGGATATGCATTAGGTGGGGGCTGCGAACTTGCAACTGTATGCGATTTTAGGATAGCTAGTGAGCATGCAAAATTTGGCCAGCCTGAGATCACCCTTGGTATCTTGCCAGCAGGTGGAGGAACCCAACAGTTAACGAGATTGATTGGACTTCCAAGAGCCAAAGAATTAATATTAACGGGAAAGATAATTAATGCCCAGCAAGCTTTTGAATATGGATTAATCAATGAAATTACATCAAAAGAAAATTTCAAGGACAGAATTAAGGAGTTTGCTAAGTCACTAGCTAGTAAGCCTCCTGTAGCATTGATGTTGGCTAAGATTGCCTTAAATGAAAGTGTGACAACTGATTTAAATGCAGGATTGGCACTTGAAAAATCGTTACAGGCAATTCTATTCAGTACTCAAGATAAAATAGAAGGGACAACAGCTTTTTTAGAAAAAAGAGAAGCTCAATTTATAGGGAAGTAATTTCACGAGACCTGTTTAAAGGTCTTTTTTTACAAAAATATAAAAAAACAAGTTACTTCTTTTTAGTGCACTATTGTTGTAAAAAATTTAAAAGATTAATAATTTGCAGACTGAGCAGGGTAAACTTTTGAATGTATATATTAGTGAGTGGTTGGACGGCTGGAAAATTATAGTGAGCAAATATTAAAAGTGAAAATGTAATGGGTAAAGTCACCTTTTTAAAGGTGGCTTTTTATTTTTTTACGGAAAGTGTAAATAAAGATGTTGTAACTATAAAATTTTCTTGAAATACCTTCCAAAAGGAATTATTATTAATTTTGGAAATGAATGCTAATGTAATAAAAAGGGAGAAATGAAAATTGGGGAAATATTTACTTGTATTAATTACTTTGTTTATTTTCGTACTGCCACATCAAGGGTTTGCTCACTCAGGCAGGACAGACAGTAGTGGTGGCCATAACTGTTCAGATAGTTCTAAAGCTAAAGGGTTATGTACAGGATATCATAATCATAATGGAGGAGGTACAAGCGGTGGCTCAACTCCGGCACCCGCACCAAAACCTGCTCCTGCTACTCGCAGTGATAAAGATTGTTCAGATTTTGCTAACTATGATGAAGTAGTAGCTTATTGGAATGCAAAAGGTTATTCTGCTACAAATGATCCGGAGAGATTAGATGGATTTGGTAATGTAGTGGATGATGGGATTCCATGTGAGGTACCTAGTGATTATGATACGGCAAAAATAAACGGAAGTCCAAAACAGATCGAACAGCAAGATTCAGCAAAAGGGGAAAAAGCTGGCTACCAAAAAGGATTGGCTGATGGCACAAGTGGTGCTGAAGAAAACGATTCATCTACTGGTTCAGCAGCTTACCAATCTGGCTTTAGCACGGGTTATTCTAAAGGGTATACGGAAGGCATGCAAAAGTTTGAAGAGCAGAAAAAAGCTGTAGAGAAAGAAGGATATGAAGCAGGTAAGAAACAAGATAAGCTAATCCTGCCTGCAAAGTATCAAAGTAACGCACTTTTAAAACAAGAATACGAAAATGGTTTTAACCGAGCTTTAAAAGAAAAAGAAGAAGCACAGATTGCTAGTTTTCAAGAAAAAGGTCTTCAAGATGGAATGAAAGATATTAAGAATACTCCTGAGGATGTAAGTCAAAATTTAATAGGCGCATACCTTTCTGGATATGAGGAAGGCCAGCAAAAATTAAAAGAAAAGTATTTAAAATTGGGCTACAATGCTGCATTTACAATGATTTCTTATAAAAAGCCTGCTTTAGAAAAAGAAAAGTATGTTAAGTGGTACAAAGAAGGATTTGAATCCAATAAAGAAGTCGAAAAAATAGAAAAAGTAGCATACGAGATGGGTCTAAATGAAGAAAAGTATGAAGTTCCTCAAAAATACCTAAAAGCAGAAACGGTGTTTAAACATCACTATGGATTAGGAGAACAAGCTGCTGAAGATGCTGATGAAGCAAACACAGTGATTTTTGGATTAGGAATAGCTGCTTGGTTGGGAAGAAGATACTATGTGGCTCGTAAAATGGTAGCTTAAGGAGAGAGTAAGATGGGGATCTATCAAAAGATATGTTATAAAACAGAAGATTTATTCGTAAAACTTTTAACTAAGAAGCAAGATAATGTACTAGTGAAAGAAAAAGTTCAAACTTATCGAAGTAATAAAGAAGCTGCTAAAGAACAAAAGCGTATTAAAAGAAAACAAGCCGCTGAAGAACGCCAACAACAACTTGAAGCTAAAAAAGCAAAAGAAAAACAAGAGGTTGTTAATCTTTTAAAGTCACTAGTAAATGACTCCTACACGACTTACGAATTTAACGAAGTAAAAAACAATAAAGTATTCTTTCAATCTTTAATTCGAAGTGTGTTTGAACCTGATGAAAAAGGATTAACCTTCTTATTTTGTGAGTTTGACAAAAGCAGTAAGAAAGAAATAAAAGGTTACTTAATCGCTACCAACAAACGAGTTTGGTTCATAAATAAGTCACTAGACTTTCAGCAAAAATTCCGTTATCAAACCATTAGAGACATCAAGTGGTTTAATGACGGAATGCTGGAAAAAGGTTTATACATGCAATACGGTGTAAAGCGACTTGAGTTTGATGAGATATTTGATAAAGAACAAATGATTCGTGTTGGGAATACGATTTTAAATCAAATATAAATAATAGGAGCACTTGGCTAATACAGCAAGTGTTTTTCTATTTATTACTTTTTTTGGTACAAGGTTATTGATATCATTGGAAATAATAGCATTGATTAAATATTATCCAAAGTAGGTGATTGTATGCTTGAAAAATTAATTATTAACTATTTAGAGGGATTTAAAGATATCCAGACTTTAAGTTCAATGCAAACTAATTCTATTAAAGTAAGTGATGAAGGCTTCTATGTAGAAACTGATTCTTCTATAAGAAAGTTTGAAGTAGGTGAAAAGGCAAGTTCTTGGGAGTTAATTTCATTTCAATTTTTATATGAGGCCTGGAATGAATTTGCTAATACTAGGCTAGCTAATTCCTCAGACTTTATTATGGCCAAAGGTCGTACTTCATTTGTAATGGCATTGTTTTCTAAACTTCCATTTGTATCAGTAACACAAAAAAATAAAAAAAAAGCAATTCAACTAAATCAATATTTAACAGATCAATTACCAGAGATAAATTTAAATCAGGTATTAGAATTATTAGAAGAAGTTATTTCAAAGGGACTAGATCTCAAACATCTGAAACAACACTACCCAGAAGACAATGTTTATAGATTAAAGTCTCGTGCTCGTCAAGGTTTGAAATTATTGGGTTTTATTGATAGTCAGTATGTGCTAAATGTTAATTTAATTGATGAGTACAAATCAAGTCATAACAAATCTTTAATTCTTAAGAGACAAATATTAAAACACCCGTACTTCTCAACTGTATATGACCTACTTTCAAAGTCTTCTGATTTAGAAAATGTATATAAGTTTCAAGCCATAAAAGAACTTGGAATGTTAATTGTGAAGAATTCTGCAGGTGATAACTTAATGCGTGATTCTGTTGCCGATGCTCGGACAAGACACATGCTTTCTTGGATGCAAGATGTCGATCTACTTAATGAGGAGTTGAACCCGATTATGGAGGAAAGCATTCGTCCTTTACTAATTAAAACAATGCAGGAATATTTAACTGCTAGAACAGAGCCGCTAACTAATCATCCATTAGGAAAATTAGTTCGATCTGATTTACCAGATGCTATTAGTAGATTACCATTTATAGATAGAGATACATATTTAGTAAAAGGATCAGTGGGACAAGGAAACTGGGCAACAGTACCTTGGTTAGCAATCTTAAATAAGAATATTACTACATCTACTCAACGTGGGTACTATATTGTTTATTTGTTTAGTGAAAATATGCAAGAACTATACCTGACAATTGCACAAGGAATTACTGAAACATCCAGGGATGAAATGTTGAAGCTAAATGATGAAATAAGAAAAAATATCGAAATGGATGGAGTAATAAAAAGTAGTGACTACTATCTTGGTGAAAGTGCAAAAGCACGAGGATATGTAGAAAGTACTGCAGCTTACATAAAATATACCTTAGAAGACATGCCTTCAGAAAACCAACTTATAAAAGACCTTGAAAAAATGATTTCCTACTATGAGAGGTTCATAGAGTATAAAAAAGAAAATAGCGTAGAAGAAAAGTTAGCCTTTTTAAATGTAAATGAACAAGAAATAACAGATCATATTCATTCCTACATACAAAGCAAAGGTTTTTATTATAAAAAGGAAGAGGTTATAAATCTTTACTTGTCTTTAAAAACAAAACCCTTCGTCATTCTCTCTGGGATTTCAGGAACAGGTAAAACCAAAATGGTGCAATGGTTTGCTGAGAGTTTGGGAGCTACAGAGGAAGATGGTCAGTTTACTTTAATTCCAGTTCGTCCTGACTGGAGTGATGGTTCTGATCTATTAGGCTATGTTGATATTAAAGGTGACTTCAAAAAGGGTCCTTTAACATCGGTGTTAGAAAGAGCAATGGATGATCCGGACAAACCGTTCTTTGTTTTACTCGATGAAATGAATTTAGCTCGAGTCGAGTATTACTTCAGTGATTTATTAAGTGTAATGGAAAGTAGACGCCGGAAAGATGGGAAAATTGTTACAACACCAGTGTTACCTTTTGAGGTGGAAGGCAGAGACATTATTCTTCCTTCAAATGTATATATCATTGGAACGGTTAACATGGATGAGACTACACATCCGTTTAGTAAAAAGGTGTTGGATAGAGCAAATACAATTGAGTTTAATAGAGTTCAATTAGATCATTTTTCTTTCCTCGAAGATCAAGAAGAACAGGCACCTTTGTCTATTATAAATCAGTCTTTAGCCGGAGACTTCTTACATTTAAAAGATGCTTACCAAGATAATATCGCGTTAATTAAGAAAGTTACCGAAGTGTTAGTAAATATTAACAAACAACTCGAAGGCATCGGTGCACAGGTAGGTTATCGAGTCCGAGATGAGATTTGTTTCTATGTCATTTATAGTAAAAAAAATAACTTACTGACATTTGAAGAAGCTATGGATCAATCGATTCTTCAGAAGATCCTTCCTCGAATATCAGGTAGTGATGAGCGTGTATGGGACACTCTTAAAGGTCTTTATGAAATCTGCATGAGTAAGGTCTACAATGCTGATGTTGGGCCAGAATTGAATCACGCTATATATCCTAAATCTACTGAAAAGATCTTACATATGATTAGGAGGTACGAGAATGATGGCTTCACTTCCTTCTGGGCTGGTTCGTGAGGATGTTGAACTCGTATTAATCGAAACGAATGAATTTACTCTTTTTATGAAAGGGAAACCTTATCATCAGCGGTTCGAAGGGCTGTCTCAATATAAGAAGAGGCTGCAGAATGAAATGATGGAGTTTAAGGTTGAGGGAGAATCTATACAATCAGTTAAAGTTTTTGATTTGGACCAACAAATGCTGGCCGCTAGTTCAGCGTTTAGACCAATCTTTTTTGAGAATGGAAACTATCAAATTATCGTTACTTCGAAAACAGATTCAGAGTTAGAGTTTTATCATGAACACCATCTTTTAAGAAACGCTGTAAGTAATGTGCCAGTAAGTTCTAAACAAGTTTTAATGGGGAATCTACAATTTCAAAATGAAGTTGGTTTGTCATCATTTGAAATTCGTACTCAAGGGAAAACGTTATTGACTGTGATTTTCGAAATCTTTCCTTCCAAGCTTGATTATAAGGAAGATTACAGAAAGTTATTAGATGAAGTGAACGAAGAAATTTATAATCTAGCTTTTCATTTTTTACGGAAAACGTATCTTGGTGCTAGGACTAGGGTAGAGGGAGAAGCGAGTGCTGCTGAATTTTATCGATTAATTCAACATCATTTCAGATCCTTTCTACAGGCGATCAAAAGAATCGAGCAACAACCACATCATCAACTGATTACCACTCATCAAAAAGTGAGAGGAGATCAACTAAAGAAACTGGACTCTTTTGGTAGAAATCAGCTTAGAAAAAAAGTTTCATTGTTTCAAGAGGTTCAAAATGGTATAAGATTTGGTAACAAACAACTAATGCCTACAGAGGGCTTGCAGGTCAAAAAACAGCACTCATTTGATACGATGGAAAACCGCCTAATCAAGTGGTTGTTGATTCGTATTGAAGATAAGCTAAAAGATTTGCTGAATAAAGTAGAAACTCCTATTGGTCGATATAAATCAGAACCAGATCAATTTGTAGTTCAAACGATTAAAGAAATGCAAAAGCATTTACAACAAAGAATAAAAAATCCGTTTTGGAAGACAATTAGTAAGCTTGACCGTTCTGTGATGAGTTTAGTGATTCAGATGGCACCAGGGTATAGAGATGCTTTTCAAATCTATGTGTTACTATCTCGGGGATTAGAGCTCAATGGACAAATTTATAAAATGTCTGTTAAAGATGTAGCTCAGCTTTATGAGTATTGGACCTATCTCAAGCTTGGGGCTTTATTGGATAAAAAGTATGTACTTCTTTCTCAAGATGTGGTGAAGGTGAATAGAGAAGGTCTGTTTGTGAACCTCGATAGTAGTAACTCAGCTAAACGCGTGTATAGCCATCCGCATACAGGAGAGAAGATTATTCTTCAATATCAAAAGGAAGAAAGACATTTACCTACTATCACACAGAAACCAGATACGATGTTGAGCATTGAGAAAAAAGGTAAGGATTACACCTACAATTATATCTTTGATGCCAAATATCGTATTGATTTTGCCGTAGAAGATAGTTATTACGAAAAGCGATATAACAGCCCAGGACCTATGGAAGATGATATAAACACCATGCATCGATACCGAGATGCGTTAGTTGTTCAACATAATGGTCCCTTTGAACGAACAGCATTTGGTGCATATGTATTATTTCCTTGGTTTGAAGAGGAGTTATATGAGCAGCATGCTTTTTATAAAAGTATAGAATCGGTTAATATTGGTGGCTTGCCGTTTTTACCAAATGCAATGAGGTTAGTAGAGCAGTTTGTGGAGCATCTTATTGAGAAAAGTCCTGAAGAAATACAAGAAGAAGGGATACTACCAAGAGGTACATTAGATAGTTGGAAGTCTTCATTAGATGAAAAAGTTGTAGTTGGTTTAGTGAGTAATGAGGAAGTTTTTAAAGATTGTATCCAACAAAAAACTTATAAAATTTCTATGAAGGATTTGAAAAAAGGATGGCAAGAGGCAAAACATATTGCCCTTTACCTATCAAGTAATGTATCCAGTAATAACGGTGTAAAGTATTACGGTGAAATTGTGGGTATTTCCTTCAGTTCAATGGAAAACAGTGAGCAAGTAGTTGCATTTACAGTGGATATTTGGAAATCATTAAGGAACATTATCAAACCAGTCGGATATGGTATATCGTCTTATATGCTTACAACGTTAAATACTTTGAAAGAAGCGAGTGAGTTACCAGAGCTTTACATGAAAAGTAACGATGAACTAGCTTTATGGAGAACAATGCGCAGGCTTACAAAAAATCCTAAACTTAATTTAAATCATACTGAAGTTGACCAAGCATCGGAAATTGTTCAAATAAAATCAGGTGAGGTACTAGTTACTCTAAGTAAAAAAGAAATACAAGTAAAACGTATAGGAAGTATGAAATTAACTTCTATTGATAGAGAAGAGTTTTTAAACAATCCCAATCGATTATTCAAGGAAGTCATTGATGTTTTAAATAATTAGTCAGATCTTACTAGATTATGATTCTATCTCATATGTTAGATTGGAATATTGTTAGGGTATGGCTTTAATATGTAAAAAAGGGGTGGGAAAACATGAAGCCAAGGTATGAAGTAAATAACAGTTCAATAGAAAGCATTTTAAGCTGGATAAAAGATGGAGAGATCGCAATACCCGAAATACAAAGACCATTTGTTTGGGATTCGTCTAAAGTTCGGGATTTAATGGACTCTCTTTACAAAGGATTTCCTGTAGGTTATATCATTACTTGGCGAAGTCCTGATACAAATTTAAAAGACGGTACGAGGTCGGAAGGAAAAAAGATACTAATTGATGGACAGCAGCGTGTAACTGCATTGACAGCAGCATTATTGGGGCAGCAAGTTGTCACATCTGATTATAGGAAAAAACGTATAAGAATTGCATTTCATCCAATTGAAGAACGATTTGAAGTTACTAACCCGGCAATTGAGAAGGATTCTATATGGATTTCTGATATTTCAATGTTCTTCCAGCAAAATTATCAGTCTTTTCAATTTGTAATGGATTATTGCCAAAAAAATAGTATTTTAGATTTTAATGAAGTAGCACAAAAAGTGGATCGGTTGATAAAGATTCGCTACAGCAATTTGGGTATTATAGAATTATCACATGAATTAGATATTGAAACTGTAACAGAAATTTTTATTCGAATTAATTCCCAAGGGGTTGTGTTGAGTCAGGCAGACTTTGCGATGTCAAAGATTGCTGTAAACGAATTATATAATGGAGTAAATATTCGTAAAACAATTGATTATTTCTGTCACTTAGCTAAACGTCCTGGAGATTTCCATTTGATAGAACAAAACGATTCAGAATTCTCAGCAACTGATTTATTTCATAAACTTAAATGGATTAAAGATTATATAGAGGAGTTATATGTTCCAGACTACTCTGATTTACTACGAGTAGCATTCACACATAAATTCCTTAGAGGAAAACTAGCTGATCTTGTAAGCTTATTATCAGGGCGTGATTTTGCTACACGTGAATATAAAGAAACAATAGCAGAGGAATCTTTTAAAAAGCTAGAAGAAGGCGTGCTAGATTTTATAAATGAAACGAACTTTAAGCGTTATATTATGATTGTAAAATCAACTGGTATAATTAATCAAAAATTGATTCGATCACAAAATGTGCTTAATTTCGGCTATATTCTTTATCTTTTGCTTAAACAAAAGGGAACAAATAAAGGAGATATTCCAAAAATAGTACGTCGCTGGTTGGTATTATCAATTTTAACGAGACGGTATTCTGGATCTCCAGAATCAATGTTTGAATTTGATGCTCGTCGATTTGCAAATGCTCAAAATCCAATGAATTATTTGGAGCACATAGAGAGTGGGGAATTATCTGATGCTTTTTGGAACAATATTTTGATTTCCCGGCTTGATACGCCTGTGACAAGTAGTCCATATTTTAATCTGTATTTAATGGCACAAGTAAAGAATAATGAAAAAGCTTTTTTATCTAAAGAAAGCGAAGTTCGACACTTGATTGAAGGACGTGGAGATGTTCATCACATTTTTCCTCGTAAGTATCTTCAGAAAAATGGATTTACAAGCAGAAATCAATATAATCAAATTGCTAATTATGCAATTATACAACAGGAAATAAATATTGCAATTGGTGATAAAGCACCTGAAGAGTATATGAAATCCTTAAATGAACAATGTGAAACAAAAATATTAAAGTATGGTGAGATTGTAGATCGAGATAGATTGAAAAACAATTTAATATCTAATGCCATCCCAGATTCTATATTTCATATGAATGCATCACATTATTCAGAATTTCTTGAAGAACGACGAAAACTAATGGCCATTAAAATTAGAGATTACTATCATTCTTTATAACTACTATATCGTAATCACCATGAAAGGACAGAAAGTGAATTTGTTGTTTTTTAATTCCTTGTCCCTACACTTAACAAAAAAGTAGAATATATATAATTGAAAGAAATCAAAATAAATAGTTGTAGGTGATCATATCAATAACAAAAGGTGTATAAAATGTGGGATTCAAATTCACTATACAGATTGGATAATATTAAAAGAAATGTCTTACCTACCGATATGTGATAATTGTATATTTGCTGAGGATCAGGGAGTTGAAATTAATGAAAAACAAAATTTTTCCTTGAATAAAATAATAAAATTTCCTGAAAAAAGAGAATAGTTACGTCTATTATAGTTAAAACACGCAAATGAGCGTGTTTTTTTAATTTAATACACTGGTTCGTTAAAGTGCACTTTTACGAACAGTAGACCTAACTTAATAACATACTAGATTTATGCGTTCATAAAACTATTAAAAAAGATTTACGAACGTTCATTTGTTTTTACATACTTTTATGAACTATTTGGTACAATTAAGGTAAATTGTACCAAAATAGGGGTTCTATGAAAATTCGTAAGTTTGGATAAATTCGAGTGAGTAGTAAAGATCTAAGAATATTTAAACACAAAACATTTAGGAATTAAATGACTTTCGTCCTTTTGACGTGGAGACGAAAGACACCCTAGGCAGGAGTTCAAGGGGGTAAAGTGGCTACCCTGATGGAAAGGTAGGGAACTTCGGTAGTTTTACGATTCATGATGCAAGAGTGGGAAATATAAAAGAGAACAAAAAAAAGCAGACGCTAGGCCTGTTTTCTATAAAGGAACTGATTTTATTTAATATTTTAATCCTCTAGACTCGTTCCGTATGACCAAATAACAAACGAAAAAGGAACCTACAGATGTGTGAGAGCCCGACTATCTGTTGTTACCGGTTGAATTATAGAAGATTCAATATAGAGCTAACATGGGTCCGGGGATGTAAGGTACTTAGATAAAGGTTTGATCAACTTTTTTTCTAGAGTTGTAAGATCTGCAAAACTCCTTTTTTATAATCTTTATATTGATTTGAAAACCATATTGTACAGTTATTTTACTGAATCTTGTATAACAAATTCTTTTACAAGTGTAATAAAAGGATCTACAATACTTGATTTTTCATTATGCCGCCAGGCAACTGCTGTTTCGATCTTTGTAGTGGTGTCTGTAATCTCTTTGAAAACTACTCCTTTCATTTGAAGATTTTCCAATAAATATGGTAGTAGAGCTACCCCCATTCCAGCGGAAACAAGAGATGTAACAGCTGTTGATACATGGGCGGTTGTTATTTTTGGTATAAATCCCACTTTATGGAAAATACTCATAATGGTGTCATAATAAACGGACCCCTCTTGTCTTGGGGTCATAATAAACGTGTCTTCCGCTAATTCCCGTATCTCAAGAGGGAATTTTTTTTTTGCCATCTTATGAGTTTCAGGTAAAACAGCAATAAAATGTTGTCTACGGATGGGTGAAATGTTTAATTTACTGTTTTCGATGGCGATGGGTGTGCAAATAAGACCTACATCAATTCGCTCTTCATTTAACGCAAGAACTTGCTCGGGTGTGCTCATCTGGTGAACGATCACCTCAACGAGCGG
This genomic interval carries:
- a CDS encoding LysR family transcriptional regulator, whose translation is MELRHLRYFVTVAEELNFSRAAVRLNISQPPLSQQIQQLESELGVPLFYRTKRKVELTDSGKVFLGKAYKILFEVEKACDHTKKAYEGKYGQLVIGFTGSATYDFIPLLQSYRAKFPLVEVIVHQMSTPEQVLALNEERIDVGLICTPIAIENSKLNISPIRRQHFIAVLPETHKMAKKKFPLEIRELAEDTFIMTPRQEGSVYYDTIMSIFHKVGFIPKITTAHVSTAVTSLVSAGMGVALLPYLLENLQMKGVVFKEITDTTTKIETAVAWRHNEKSSIVDPFITLVKEFVIQDSVK